A section of the Etheostoma cragini isolate CJK2018 chromosome 12, CSU_Ecrag_1.0, whole genome shotgun sequence genome encodes:
- the twsg1a gene encoding twisted gastrulation protein homolog 1-A, protein MRPGQLIFPAAATLLFLLSGLSLTSGCNKALCASDVSKCLIQELCQCRPSDGNCSCCKECMLCLGNLWEECCDCVGMCNPRNYSDTPATSKSTVEELHRPIPSLFRALTEGDAPINMMVVSFPVTEELSPHENLVSFLGSLDSQQQNVSVPGNSIHASYDTQENMCTVVYFDDCVSIRQCKLYCESMGGSKYRWFHNACCQCIGPECVDYGSKAVKCMNCLF, encoded by the exons ATGAGGCCTGGCCAGCTGATCTTCCCTGCTGCCGccactctcctcttcctcctatCAGGACTGTCTCTGACCTCCGGCTGTAACAAAGCCCTGTGTGCGAGCGACGTCAGCAAGTGTCTCATCCAG GAGCTGTGCCAGTGTCGTCCGTCTGATGGGAACTGTTCATGCTGTAAAGAGTGCATGCTGTGTCTGGGGAACCTTTGGGAAGAGTGCTGCGACTGTGTGG GGATGTGTAACCCCAGAAACTACAGCGATACTCCGGCCACATCGAAGAGCACCGTGGAGGAGCTGCACCGTCCGATCCCCTCGCTGTTCCGCGCCCTAACAGAAGGCGACGCGCCGATCAACATGATGGTGGTGTCCTTCCCTGTCACCGAGGAGCTCTCTCCTCACGAGAACCTGGTGTCCTTCCTGGGGTCACTCGACAGCCAGCAGCAGAACGTCTCCGTGCCTGGCAACAGCATCCACGCCAGCTATGACACTCAAG aaaACATGTGCACAGTGGTCTACTTTGACGACTGCGTGTCTATCCGTCAGTGTAAACTATACTGCGAGTCAATGGGAGGATCCAAGTACCGCTGGTTTCACAACGCCTGCTGCCAGTGCATCGGACCAGAGTGCGTGGACTACGGTAGCAAGGCTGTGAAGTGCATGAACTGTCTCTTCTGA